In one Methanobrevibacter arboriphilus genomic region, the following are encoded:
- a CDS encoding FumA C-terminus/TtdB family hydratase beta subunit, giving the protein MKKLIAPVSFNDIKNLKAGDIVTISGKIITARDQAHKRMIEEGKDKIPCDIEGSAIFHAGPIITGDETSGFEIVAIGPTTSMRMNPYEKEVIEMGSKVIIGKGGMDNTVKEALENEGAIYLVAVGGCAALYVDSIKNIDNVHWLDLGMPEAIWELEVENFGPLIVAMDSHGNNLFNSPKKQS; this is encoded by the coding sequence TTGAAAAAATTAATTGCTCCTGTGAGTTTCAATGATATAAAAAATTTAAAAGCTGGAGATATTGTTACTATTAGCGGAAAAATCATTACAGCTCGAGATCAAGCTCATAAAAGAATGATAGAAGAAGGAAAAGATAAAATACCTTGTGATATTGAAGGATCTGCCATATTCCATGCTGGACCAATCATTACAGGAGATGAAACATCTGGATTTGAGATAGTAGCTATTGGACCAACAACAAGTATGAGAATGAATCCTTATGAAAAAGAAGTAATCGAAATGGGATCAAAAGTTATAATTGGAAAAGGAGGAATGGACAATACTGTTAAAGAGGCTTTAGAAAATGAAGGTGCAATTTATCTTGTTGCAGTTGGAGGTTGTGCTGCTCTTTATGTTGATTCAATAAAAAATATAGATAATGTTCATTGGCTTGATTTAGGAATGCCAGAAGCCATTTGGGAATTAGAAGTTGAAAATTTTGGACCTCTTATCGTAGCTATGGATTCTCATGGAAATAATCTTTTTAATAGTCCAAAAAAACAAAGTTAA
- a CDS encoding DUF2070 family protein, producing the protein MSSMSNVAGLSKYIRTFPSTKISIFSMIFISFISGVLIFFIDPSMNLTVLEKIFYGGAFGFGAFGISSIIGGALSQQLITSMKGINLKTKHSMLLALMSMVLVVLIAIIGTIISSIFNIELLTNAVLFGCVLVFAFLIFVFWSTSSIGLFKSAIVACLQPLLILAMLVVVLFLGSADKVFEFGFLSLFVKVIVANIIFLLAIYSFVAVIESPMRKNLGIGLLDFVSLFISHLSDGSGSLEKIFEDIGEPIDTLVGIVSFRRKIKNPPDKNESVEEINYSETNIKSLFISPCVHPGPIGSIGGSNMPTILADRFENFTMVAHGPSTHDFNPVSQKEINKIEDTVKNALKDINYGDKASKFLRYCEVNAKVGIQFFNDSMVMLSTFAPFGSDDIEFGVGLSMMSQSKKHCNVKNSVIVDCHNSFNEEKGRVLPGNPEVFHLLDAIDKIKCHSTEKGIKIGCAEDLMEDLDKNNGVGESGLKLMVIEAQDQKMAYILLDSNNMEIGFREEIIKAIKSDDELPIDEVEVMTTDTHFVNTLSNGYNPVGLTKREEIINYIKTSIKDAINDLEPVEVGCSVERIVGLNTFGPNNSIELVSTISSIVAVSKIMAPIIFILAILFVFVWIFYLPGI; encoded by the coding sequence ATGTCAAGTATGAGTAATGTAGCAGGTTTATCAAAATATATTAGAACATTCCCTAGCACTAAAATATCAATCTTTTCCATGATATTTATTAGTTTTATATCTGGAGTATTGATTTTTTTTATTGATCCTTCTATGAATTTAACTGTTCTTGAAAAAATATTTTATGGTGGTGCATTTGGCTTTGGAGCTTTTGGTATTAGTTCTATTATTGGGGGAGCTTTAAGTCAACAGCTAATAACTTCAATGAAAGGTATTAATTTAAAAACAAAACATTCAATGCTTTTAGCTCTTATGTCTATGGTTTTAGTAGTTTTAATTGCTATTATAGGAACTATAATATCTTCAATATTTAATATAGAACTATTAACTAACGCTGTTTTGTTTGGTTGTGTCCTTGTTTTTGCTTTTTTAATTTTTGTTTTTTGGAGTACCTCATCTATAGGACTCTTTAAATCAGCAATTGTAGCTTGTTTACAGCCTTTATTAATCTTAGCTATGTTGGTTGTAGTGCTTTTTCTTGGAAGTGCAGATAAAGTATTTGAGTTTGGATTTTTATCATTATTTGTAAAGGTTATTGTTGCTAATATAATCTTTTTACTAGCTATATACTCATTTGTAGCAGTAATTGAGTCTCCTATGAGAAAAAATTTAGGTATTGGTCTTTTAGATTTTGTTAGTCTATTTATATCTCATCTTAGTGATGGTAGTGGTTCTCTTGAAAAGATATTTGAAGATATTGGAGAACCAATTGATACATTGGTTGGTATTGTTAGTTTTAGAAGAAAGATTAAAAATCCTCCTGATAAAAACGAATCTGTTGAAGAAATTAACTACTCAGAAACTAATATAAAATCTCTTTTTATTAGTCCTTGTGTTCATCCAGGTCCTATTGGAAGTATTGGTGGTTCTAATATGCCTACAATCCTTGCAGATAGATTTGAAAATTTTACTATGGTTGCTCATGGCCCTTCTACTCATGATTTCAACCCTGTTTCTCAAAAAGAGATTAATAAAATTGAAGATACGGTTAAAAATGCTTTAAAAGATATTAATTATGGCGATAAGGCTAGTAAATTTTTAAGGTATTGTGAAGTAAATGCTAAGGTTGGAATTCAATTTTTTAATGATAGTATGGTTATGTTAAGTACCTTTGCTCCTTTTGGTAGTGATGATATTGAGTTTGGCGTAGGTTTATCTATGATGAGTCAAAGTAAGAAACATTGTAATGTTAAAAACAGTGTTATAGTAGATTGTCATAATTCTTTTAATGAAGAAAAAGGCAGAGTACTTCCAGGAAATCCTGAAGTATTTCACCTTTTAGATGCTATTGATAAAATTAAATGTCATTCTACTGAAAAAGGGATTAAAATAGGCTGTGCAGAGGATTTAATGGAAGACTTAGATAAAAACAATGGTGTTGGTGAGAGTGGTCTTAAATTAATGGTTATAGAAGCTCAAGACCAAAAAATGGCTTATATTCTTTTAGATTCAAACAATATGGAGATAGGTTTTAGAGAAGAAATCATTAAAGCTATTAAATCTGATGATGAATTGCCTATAGATGAAGTTGAGGTTATGACAACAGATACTCATTTCGTAAATACTTTATCTAATGGATATAACCCAGTAGGTCTTACTAAAAGAGAAGAAATAATTAATTACATTAAAACTAGTATTAAAGATGCTATTAATGATTTAGAACCTGTGGAAGTGGGTTGTTCTGTTGAAAGAATTGTTGGGCTTAATACCTTTGGACCTAATAACTCTATAGAATTAGTTTCAACAATTAGTTCGATTGTAGCTGTTAGTAAAATAATGGCTCCTATTATATTTATCTTAGCAATATTGTTTGTCTTTGTATGGATTTTTTATTTGCCAGGAATATAA